One region of Sulfurisphaera ohwakuensis genomic DNA includes:
- a CDS encoding DUF973 family protein, which produces MLVTLNLMIVNEATEFSKLRNAFLLLTVTEIVYFSSVIIEITELLQVLSTGNIVSLNGLITSLLLQILALILGIISGIFLYSGFRNLSVYKGRADTGSLLVIVGSVFIHIIGFVSIILFIIGFALIKEGLDRIANAYGEELIKHGAILNVFPIISIIGFIVTAVGLNRIMNKPLTTTTVSSNQVKEIGLGIIRSNGYIYLTLDSKIYGTITSAKIEGTPYAVMLSIPLTLGINNVIINMGTPLFLSPTQYKVTLVITTGYSTFTETLQAIYNP; this is translated from the coding sequence GTGTTGGTTACACTAAATCTTATGATAGTTAACGAGGCTACAGAGTTTTCCAAATTGAGAAATGCCTTTTTATTGTTAACAGTAACAGAAATTGTATATTTTTCCTCAGTAATTATCGAAATTACAGAGCTTTTACAAGTGCTTTCTACTGGTAATATTGTTTCCTTAAATGGCTTAATCACCTCGTTACTTTTACAGATTTTAGCATTAATATTGGGCATAATTAGTGGAATTTTTCTTTACTCTGGGTTCAGAAATTTAAGTGTTTATAAAGGTCGTGCAGATACTGGTTCTTTGTTAGTTATTGTCGGTTCAGTGTTTATCCATATTATAGGGTTCGTATCCATAATACTTTTTATTATAGGTTTTGCCTTAATTAAGGAAGGATTAGATAGAATAGCTAATGCTTATGGAGAAGAGTTAATTAAACATGGTGCGATTCTTAACGTCTTCCCAATAATCTCAATTATAGGTTTTATAGTAACAGCTGTGGGATTAAATAGAATAATGAATAAACCATTAACAACTACTACCGTTAGCAGTAATCAAGTAAAAGAGATAGGGCTAGGAATAATCAGAAGTAACGGTTATATTTACCTTACTCTTGATTCCAAGATTTACGGTACAATAACTAGTGCAAAAATTGAAGGAACACCTTATGCAGTAATGCTTTCAATTCCACTCACTTTAGGTATAAATAACGTTATAATTAATATGGGGACTCCGCTATTCTTATCTCCTACACAATATAAGGTAACATTGGTAATAACTACAGGATATTCAACTTTCACAGAAACACTACAAGCAATATATAACCCTTAA
- a CDS encoding NCS1 family nucleobase:cation symporter-1, producing MAEIERSSIVRYYKDRGQVELTNVFPNEKLLWNADIHPVPVKGRNWGALTYFWIWVSMVFIVPSWTLASVGLVLGLSVIQSIFIVFLGNLIVLIPMIIQSHGGARYGLAEPQLTRTRWGIYGAILPSWIRAIIGAGWWGIESYIITEAATAIYTILTGKVNIVEYTATHYSNYPFILAIDFPTVFWGVFAGVILAQILVFYFSPINKGQPALKWLARIGGPVILLTYLVTWIYFMNKVSWSINIFSLSASSSPSILSFLTFLNANIAFWATMALTMPDYTRFAKNQFSQTIGQIPMPLLMLFIAVMSVMTTSVSLKLYGEAIWDPIILITLHTSFAIPLLLGIILGTFLVNVYANAVGPAYDFANTFPKYLSWFRGSLILIIVGLVIGAWSYYGNAYSYIQNWLLTYGGLLGSIEGIIIFDYAVIRRFKIDLPDVFLSKGRYRYWKGINPAALITFVVISLLLYLPYPSENIVLDNSWVLSFLLSGAIYIPLMIFWVIPKYQPFLKGSLREGYISEESRKIYS from the coding sequence ATGGCTGAAATAGAGAGATCGTCAATAGTAAGATATTATAAAGATAGGGGACAAGTAGAATTAACTAATGTTTTTCCAAATGAGAAACTGTTATGGAACGCTGATATTCATCCAGTGCCAGTAAAAGGTAGAAATTGGGGAGCATTAACTTATTTCTGGATTTGGGTCTCAATGGTTTTTATTGTGCCTTCATGGACTTTAGCAAGTGTTGGTTTGGTTCTTGGTTTATCTGTTATTCAATCAATTTTTATAGTATTTTTAGGAAATTTAATTGTTTTAATCCCAATGATTATCCAATCTCACGGAGGAGCTAGATACGGTTTAGCAGAGCCACAATTAACAAGAACTAGGTGGGGTATTTACGGAGCAATTCTCCCTAGTTGGATTAGGGCTATAATAGGTGCAGGTTGGTGGGGGATTGAGAGTTATATCATAACTGAAGCAGCAACTGCAATCTATACTATTTTAACTGGAAAAGTTAACATTGTGGAATATACCGCGACACATTATTCAAATTACCCATTTATATTAGCTATTGATTTTCCAACAGTATTTTGGGGAGTATTTGCTGGAGTTATTTTAGCTCAAATCCTGGTATTTTACTTCTCTCCGATAAATAAAGGACAACCTGCTTTGAAATGGTTAGCAAGAATTGGTGGTCCAGTAATACTTTTAACTTATCTAGTTACGTGGATTTATTTCATGAATAAAGTAAGTTGGTCTATAAATATCTTTTCTTTATCAGCTTCTTCCTCTCCATCGATATTATCTTTCTTAACATTCTTAAACGCAAATATTGCATTTTGGGCTACCATGGCACTAACGATGCCAGATTATACTAGATTTGCAAAAAACCAGTTTTCTCAAACTATAGGTCAAATTCCTATGCCTCTTTTAATGCTATTTATTGCTGTTATGTCAGTCATGACAACGTCAGTATCATTAAAGCTTTATGGAGAAGCAATTTGGGATCCAATAATTCTAATTACCCTTCATACAAGTTTCGCAATCCCATTACTTTTAGGAATAATTTTGGGAACTTTCCTTGTTAATGTTTATGCTAATGCTGTTGGTCCTGCTTATGATTTTGCAAATACGTTTCCTAAATATTTATCATGGTTTAGAGGATCTTTGATCTTAATAATAGTAGGATTAGTGATAGGTGCATGGAGTTATTACGGTAATGCGTATAGTTACATACAAAATTGGTTATTAACTTATGGCGGTCTTTTAGGGAGTATTGAAGGTATAATTATATTTGATTATGCCGTTATTAGAAGGTTTAAGATCGACTTACCTGATGTGTTTCTAAGTAAAGGGAGATATAGGTATTGGAAGGGAATTAACCCAGCGGCGTTAATTACTTTCGTAGTCATATCCTTATTACTCTATCTACCATATCCAAGTGAGAACATAGTTCTAGATAATTCATGGGTTTTATCGTTCTTACTTTCTGGAGCAATTTATATTCCTTTAATGATATTCTGGGTTATTCCTAAATATCAGCCATTCTTAAAAGGTTCTTTAAGAGAAGGATATATTTCAGAAGAATCTAGGAAAATCTATAGTTAA
- a CDS encoding protein kinase domain-containing protein, with protein MIIFSKLQKDFSSLSTISIEKKIPLVISPIEIIFFGSALEPIVKKTLFPSTSVSDKTFSISRSQDSYLISFYTPSTASVYAAIKIPSLVPIECLSEYEICDYLKELFHSTNLQQIYEKYKSKILPSFPNSWLGKEIYGYKIVGIIGEGGNSFVLRGVKNGINYAIKIPKIDNANMSATVSSLNLFRELSKEAINLVEITSKSEYLVRIYAVYNDLTNIKEIMRGDPFLYLSSPPAIIMEYMAGGSVLSLLSKGFNYSSNWEEIVAKIGLDIAYALRTLHTAGYVHLDVKPSNFLLPKEVTNPEEICNIKVKLGDLGSAKRIREIPTHLTSEYAPPEQYMAYPSMPVMDVFSLGASLLALTWGRSGFNPDEIVFTNDMNSVYSKYVNYYLKLYSSTSKKFQKYLLSLVYPDYRKRPSIFQVIEGLKRFSC; from the coding sequence ATGATAATTTTTAGCAAGCTACAAAAGGATTTTTCTTCATTGTCAACTATATCTATTGAAAAGAAAATCCCTCTAGTTATTTCTCCCATTGAGATTATTTTCTTCGGATCGGCTCTGGAACCTATAGTAAAAAAGACTTTGTTTCCATCGACTTCAGTTAGTGATAAAACCTTTTCTATTTCTAGATCGCAAGATTCATATCTTATATCTTTTTACACCCCATCTACAGCCTCAGTATATGCAGCAATAAAAATACCCTCTCTCGTTCCTATTGAGTGTTTGTCAGAGTATGAGATTTGTGATTATCTAAAAGAGTTATTCCATTCCACTAATTTACAACAAATATATGAAAAGTATAAGAGTAAGATCTTACCAAGTTTTCCAAACTCTTGGCTTGGGAAAGAAATTTACGGTTATAAAATTGTAGGGATTATAGGAGAAGGCGGAAATTCCTTTGTACTCAGAGGAGTAAAAAACGGAATTAATTACGCAATTAAAATACCAAAAATAGACAATGCTAACATGTCGGCGACAGTCTCTAGTTTAAATCTCTTTAGGGAGTTATCTAAAGAAGCAATAAATCTAGTGGAAATTACCTCAAAATCTGAGTACCTAGTTCGTATTTACGCAGTATATAATGACCTAACAAATATAAAGGAAATAATGAGAGGTGATCCATTTCTATACCTATCATCACCACCAGCTATTATTATGGAATACATGGCTGGAGGATCAGTTCTCTCCTTATTGTCTAAAGGGTTTAATTACTCCTCAAACTGGGAAGAAATAGTTGCAAAAATCGGTTTAGATATCGCATACGCACTAAGAACCCTTCATACTGCTGGTTATGTTCACTTGGATGTTAAACCAAGTAATTTCTTACTTCCAAAAGAAGTTACAAACCCAGAAGAAATTTGTAATATAAAAGTAAAGTTAGGAGATTTAGGTTCCGCCAAAAGAATAAGAGAAATCCCTACTCATCTAACTTCAGAATACGCGCCACCAGAACAATATATGGCATATCCTTCAATGCCAGTAATGGACGTGTTTTCGCTTGGTGCTTCATTACTAGCATTAACCTGGGGTAGAAGCGGTTTTAATCCAGATGAGATAGTATTCACAAACGATATGAATTCAGTTTATTCAAAATATGTAAATTATTACCTAAAACTTTACTCCTCTACCTCGAAAAAATTCCAGAAATATTTACTTTCTTTAGTATATCCCGATTATAGAAAAAGACCTAGCATCTTCCAAGTAATAGAAGGATTAAAAAGATTTTCTTGTTAA
- a CDS encoding winged helix-turn-helix domain-containing protein: MKVKFNKKKRTDYEIIYDILNALKDGPIPKTRLIYRAGLTYLTATRYIPYLEKQNLIKKEGDLYHITEKGEEVRKLLEIYKVKANEIKEIVSKLEKEIGPEEEL, translated from the coding sequence ATGAAAGTTAAATTTAATAAGAAAAAAAGGACTGATTATGAGATTATTTACGATATACTTAACGCACTTAAAGATGGTCCAATTCCAAAGACTAGGTTAATATATAGGGCTGGGCTAACATATTTAACGGCCACAAGATATATACCATATCTAGAAAAACAGAATCTAATAAAGAAGGAAGGGGACTTGTATCATATAACTGAAAAAGGAGAAGAAGTGAGAAAGCTTCTGGAAATTTATAAGGTTAAGGCTAATGAAATAAAAGAAATTGTTAGTAAATTAGAGAAAGAAATAGGACCTGAAGAAGAACTTTGA